The proteins below are encoded in one region of Antennarius striatus isolate MH-2024 chromosome 7, ASM4005453v1, whole genome shotgun sequence:
- the LOC137599444 gene encoding uncharacterized protein codes for MKRRCVPLRADHTLLTPDTHSLSGVRLHPTAQPRSGVVPSLSGHLGFLPSSDSAPTSTRRRPRAASPTRRLRFEDETETEVESRYLERQRRWAGQRGACVLVSKPDLSLYVNGKVGQQGGSCGTVLGSRVNLNLQSCPFIPEDWARSLYRSHLHLRTEPIRETYIGSVTPAETSDDGPNAQSFANLHLRTTSLVELNANQGHLLQATPTDLPINPYAPDQLTTPTTSWCPSSSMMSQDIRFSSTKEVKNQNQNLEEPEGPAGVKPQGGVRSVEGSDLELRMKNSSSFSSSSTSEATAENHAPPLSDSSINGQIKQPMKAEIQSDVTPVPEQFIRDDSIRLSLRRLFSSVRLGRTRTGSLDRLSSRPLPSAPPQPAPSPPKKSTGVLRKTLSVQSLSVGSPIVQLRKLSSVQNLLSEKKRDRSADYRPAADQVLHRCLSLEDVGCPSSVRHVGRVLEVCSDGTFLLEISRPNNRKFGFIISRGRRRADSGVYVEDMADGGTQKLYAGLLAVGDEILEVNQEKVAHLSLDQVTRLLTQNTSATVRVLRHHKAPPQ; via the exons ATGAAGCGACGCTGCGTTCCTCTGAGAGCCGACCACACACTGCTGACCCCCGACACACACTCTCT GTCGGGGGTCAGGCTGCATCCTACCGCCCAGCCGAGGTCAGGCGTTGTGCCCTCTTTGTCGGGACACCTCGGTTTCTTGCCCAGCAGCGACTCGGCACCCACTTCGACAAGGCGTCGCCCTCGCGCGGCGTCTCCGACTCGTCGCCTGCGATTTGAAGATGAGACGGAAACGGAGGTGGAGTCTCGCTACCTGGAGCGCCAGAGGCGATGGGCGGGGCAACGAGGGGCATGTGTCCTGGTCTCCAAGCCAGACTTGAGCCTGTATGTCAATGGTAAGGTGGGACAGCAAGGGGGTTCTTGTGGAACAGTTTTAGGAAGCAGGGTCAACCTGAACCTTCAGTCATGCCCATTTATACCTGAAGACTGGGCGCGGAGTTTATACAGATCCCACCTCCACCTGCGgactgagccaatcagagagacCTACATTGGTTCTGTCACACCTGCTGAAACCAGTGATGACGGTCCAAACGCTCAGAGCTTTGCTAACCTCCACCTGAGGACGACCAGTCTGGTGGAACTTAATGCAAATCAAGGGCACCTCCTACAAGCAACGCCCACGGACCTGCCAATCAATCCTTACGCCCCTGATCAACTAACCACTCCCACAACCTCATGGTGTCCGTCATCATCGATGATGTCACAGGACATACGGTTCAGCAGCACGAAGGAagtgaagaaccagaaccaaaacCTGGAGGAACCTGAGGGACCAGCAGGAGTCAAACCCCAGGGAGGTGTCCGATCTGTTGAGGGGTCCGATCTGGAGCTCAGGATGAAGAATTCCTCGtccttctcatcctcctccacctcagAGGCGACCG CTGAGAACCACGCCCCTCCTCTTTCAGACAGCAGCATTAATGGACAAATCAAGCAGCCAATGAAAGCAGAGATTCAAAGTGACGTCACTCCCGTTCCAGAGCA GTTCATTAGAGACGACTCGATTCGTCTCTCTTTGCGGCGTCTTTTCTCCTCCGTCAGACTGGGCAGGACTCGAACCGGCAGCCTTGACCGTCTTAGCTCACGGCCCCTCCCATCAGCACCACCTCAACCGGCCCCCTCACCACCTAAGAAGTCCACCGGTGTGCTAAGGAAAACTCTTTCTGTCCAGTCCCTCAGTGTG GGGTCACCAATTGTACAACTGAGGAAGTTGTCGTCAGTCCAAAATCTTTTGTCGGAGAAGAAGAGAGATCGTTCTGCTGACTACAGACCAGCTGCTGACCA GGTTCTGCATCGTTGTCTCAGTCTGGAGGACGTTGGTTGTCCCAGTTCAGTCCGTCATGTTGGCCGGGTTCTGGAGGTTTGTTCCGATGGAACGTTTCTGCTGGAGATCAGTCGACCCAACAACCGAAAGTTTGGCTTCATCATCAGCAGAGGGAGACGACGCGCCGACTCAG GTGTGTACGTAGAGGACATGGCGGACGGCGGCACTCAGAAGCTGTACGCCGGCCTGCTGGCGGTCGGAGACGAGATCCTGGAGGTGAACCAGGAGAAGGTGGCCCACCTCAGCCTGGACCAGGTGACCCGACTCCTGACCCAGAACACCTCTGCCACCGTTCGAGTGCTGCGACACCACAAGGCGCCTCCCCAGTGA